The following are from one region of the Candidatus Krumholzibacteriia bacterium genome:
- a CDS encoding NAD-dependent malic enzyme, with the protein MTKRSTSARTRTHNFPHGADLLHNPLLNKGTAFTEEERDALGLHGLLPPRPTTMDEQVIRVTSNYREKPNDLERHIFLASLLDRNETLFYRVVVDNMEELMPIIYTPIVGLACQKYGHIFRRARGLYVGIEDHGRVRDVLANWPQADVRAIVVTDGERILGLGDLGANGMGIPIGKLSLYTACAGVHPALTLPVTLDVGTENTSLLEDALYMGLRRRRVRGADYDALVEEFVTAANERWPGVLIQFEDFGNQNAFRILEKYRDRVCTFNDDIQGTSAVTLAGIYSALRINKGELKKQRFLFLGAGEAGVGIADLIVSALVDQGVPQDEARRQCWLVDSKGLVVKSRNDLVSHKLPYAHDATGAPDLLSAIRALKPTALIGVSGRAATFTRDVLEAMAALNERPIIFALSNPTANSECTAEEAYRWTGGRALFASGSPFRPVLMNGNHFVPGQANNAYVFPGIALGIIASRTSRVTNEMFAVAARTLAKQVSDQALADGLLFPPLSAIRGVSVKIAAAVAGVAFERKLATVSLPRDMEAFIREHVFEPVYQSYV; encoded by the coding sequence ATGACTAAGCGATCGACCAGCGCACGGACGCGGACGCACAACTTTCCGCACGGCGCCGATCTTCTGCACAACCCACTGCTCAACAAGGGCACGGCGTTCACCGAAGAGGAGCGCGACGCGCTCGGCCTGCACGGCCTGTTGCCGCCCCGGCCCACCACCATGGATGAGCAGGTCATCCGGGTGACGTCCAACTACCGCGAAAAGCCCAACGATCTCGAGCGCCACATCTTTCTTGCCAGCCTGCTCGATCGCAACGAGACCCTGTTCTACCGCGTGGTCGTGGACAACATGGAGGAATTGATGCCCATCATCTACACGCCCATCGTGGGGCTGGCGTGCCAGAAGTACGGGCATATCTTCCGCCGGGCGCGCGGGCTGTACGTGGGTATCGAGGACCACGGGCGCGTGCGTGACGTGCTCGCCAACTGGCCGCAGGCCGATGTGCGTGCCATCGTGGTTACCGACGGCGAGCGCATCCTGGGACTGGGCGACCTGGGCGCCAACGGCATGGGCATTCCCATCGGCAAGCTTTCACTGTATACCGCGTGCGCGGGCGTGCACCCGGCGCTGACGCTGCCGGTGACGCTGGACGTGGGCACCGAGAACACCAGCCTGCTGGAAGACGCGCTGTACATGGGCCTGCGCCGGCGGCGCGTGCGGGGAGCGGATTACGATGCCCTCGTCGAGGAATTCGTGACCGCCGCCAACGAACGCTGGCCAGGGGTGCTGATCCAGTTCGAGGATTTCGGCAACCAGAACGCCTTCAGGATACTGGAGAAGTACCGTGACCGCGTGTGCACGTTCAATGACGACATCCAGGGCACGTCGGCGGTGACGCTGGCCGGCATCTACTCGGCGCTGCGCATCAACAAGGGTGAGCTGAAGAAACAGCGGTTCCTCTTCCTGGGTGCCGGCGAGGCGGGCGTGGGTATCGCGGACCTCATCGTGTCGGCGCTGGTGGATCAGGGAGTGCCGCAGGACGAGGCGCGCAGGCAGTGCTGGCTGGTGGACTCCAAGGGGTTGGTGGTGAAGAGCCGCAACGACCTGGTATCGCACAAGCTCCCCTACGCGCACGATGCCACCGGCGCACCGGACTTGCTGAGCGCGATTCGCGCGCTCAAGCCCACCGCGCTCATCGGTGTGAGCGGACGGGCGGCGACGTTCACGCGCGACGTGCTGGAGGCCATGGCCGCGCTCAACGAGCGCCCCATCATCTTCGCGCTGTCCAATCCGACCGCCAACTCGGAGTGCACGGCGGAAGAGGCCTACCGTTGGACGGGCGGGCGCGCGCTGTTCGCGAGCGGCAGTCCGTTCCGACCGGTGCTGATGAACGGCAACCATTTCGTCCCCGGGCAGGCCAACAACGCCTACGTGTTCCCGGGGATCGCTCTGGGTATCATCGCCAGCCGCACGTCACGGGTGACCAACGAGATGTTCGCGGTGGCGGCGCGTACGCTGGCGAAACAGGTCTCGGATCAGGCGCTTGCCGACGGACTGCTCTTCCCGCCACTGTCGGCGATCCGCGGCGTGTCGGTGAAGATCGCGGCGGCCGTGGCCGGCGTGGCCTTCGAGCGAAAGTTGGCCACGGTGTCGCTGCCGCGCGACATGGAGGCGTTCATCCGCGAGCACGTGTTCGAACCGGTTTACCAGAGCTACGTGTAG
- a CDS encoding FAD-binding oxidoreductase — translation MAAPLTSSVIDTWKTRFRGDLIQPGDPQYNDARSIWNGMIDRRPALIARCVGIHDVILAINLAREHGAPVAVKGGGHNVAGNAVCDGGVVIDLTPMRWVHVDVKKKTARVGAGCLFGDLDHETQRYGLAVPGGIVSHTGVSGLTLGGGFGWISRKYGLTVDNLLSAEVVLADGSAVTASAKENPDLFWAIRGGGGNFGVVTSFLFKCARVGPEVFTGLLVHPMDTAREYLQFHRDYLATLPDETTVWAVLRRAPALPFLPAKVHGRLVVVVPFVHLGSQAAGKRLLKDLRWKETAYGEHAGMTPWVEWQAAFDALNAHGARNYWKSHHIEDLADGCIDVVLEQMQRAPTPSCEVLLTHMGGAPSRVPAAATPYAFRTPRFIMNVHGRWADASDDAKCTSWARDIWEVTKPFAHGVYVNFISDEGEARVRDAYPKDVWDKLVKLKRKYDPENFFRMNQNIRPQ, via the coding sequence ATGGCCGCACCCCTCACGAGCAGCGTGATCGACACATGGAAGACGAGGTTCCGGGGCGACCTCATTCAGCCCGGAGATCCACAGTACAACGACGCGCGCAGCATCTGGAACGGCATGATCGACCGGCGTCCCGCGCTGATCGCCCGCTGCGTCGGGATCCACGACGTCATCCTGGCCATCAACCTGGCCCGCGAACACGGCGCGCCGGTGGCGGTGAAGGGCGGCGGCCACAATGTGGCCGGCAACGCGGTGTGCGATGGCGGCGTGGTGATCGACCTCACTCCCATGCGCTGGGTGCACGTGGATGTAAAGAAGAAGACCGCACGCGTGGGCGCGGGATGCCTGTTCGGCGACCTCGACCACGAGACGCAGCGCTACGGCCTGGCGGTTCCGGGGGGTATCGTCTCCCACACCGGGGTGTCGGGCCTGACCCTGGGTGGCGGTTTCGGCTGGATCTCGCGCAAGTACGGCCTCACGGTCGACAACCTGCTCTCGGCGGAAGTGGTGCTGGCCGACGGCAGCGCGGTGACCGCGAGCGCAAAGGAAAACCCCGACCTGTTCTGGGCCATTCGCGGGGGCGGGGGAAACTTCGGCGTGGTGACGTCGTTCCTGTTCAAATGCGCGCGCGTGGGTCCGGAAGTGTTCACCGGACTGCTGGTGCACCCCATGGACACCGCCCGGGAATACCTGCAGTTCCACCGCGACTACCTGGCCACGCTTCCCGACGAAACCACGGTTTGGGCGGTGCTGCGCCGCGCGCCGGCGCTTCCGTTCCTGCCCGCCAAGGTGCACGGCCGGCTGGTGGTGGTGGTGCCCTTCGTCCACCTCGGGAGTCAGGCTGCGGGCAAGCGCCTGCTCAAGGACCTGCGCTGGAAGGAAACCGCCTACGGAGAACACGCGGGCATGACGCCGTGGGTGGAATGGCAGGCCGCCTTCGACGCGCTCAACGCACACGGTGCGCGCAATTACTGGAAGTCGCACCACATCGAGGATCTTGCGGACGGGTGCATCGACGTGGTCCTGGAACAGATGCAGCGCGCCCCCACGCCCAGTTGCGAGGTGCTGCTGACGCATATGGGCGGGGCGCCGTCGCGCGTGCCCGCCGCGGCCACCCCGTACGCGTTCCGCACGCCCAGGTTCATCATGAACGTGCACGGACGCTGGGCCGATGCAAGCGATGACGCCAAGTGCACGAGCTGGGCGCGTGACATCTGGGAGGTCACCAAGCCTTTCGCGCATGGCGTGTATGTGAATTTCATCAGCGACGAGGGTGAGGCGCGGGTACGCGATGCGTACCCGAAGGACGTGTGGGACAAGCTGGTGAAGTTGAAGAGAAAGTACGATCCAGAAAACTTCTTCAGAATGAATCAGAACATCCGGCCGCAATAG
- the sppA gene encoding signal peptide peptidase SppA gives MLKHCLTAALVTVGCLGAHSARATSFGAIPSYYEQLNFNLTGPTAFTEAVGGYANPSVYPMMPGGEFEFYWSSFDADALSEASRWGTFIGLENLGFGFVHTKDQMPQGERSVTDYRIGLGGGTRMFTAGIGYAWSGGDTDSYGREKFFQLALAARIGRFFSVGGNASLSTESTANQWLLDAAVRPLGNDRLTVFGDMELAYRDGDRTDTRPWSAGAMLEIPAGLKIVGRYFDDDAEGDRGFTIGLAYTFGAGFGQGVTRGSWMPRWDQNSDLALTNWGIRLGYPERSTLLSPIFEESGYLNMRIKGSPPYTRYRFFDSRQTFHDVLTALDGARSDDRVAGVALNLSGARLSRGQAWEIRHRLEELRAVGKRVVVFVDEFGMSTYYVASVADHIVMDPEGLALLPGYVLGRTFVANMAEKLGIGIEEWRFLKYKSAMESLVRHEMSEADREQRQALVDQYYATMREGLAAGRGVSEETVDRWINDEVLFTGQSALAENLVDELGRWDELKESVNKTERRKMAFVGPDKLADEYYPSKQWGGIPEIAVVYAIGECAMDTGIRARELEKTLRRLRQDDGVKAVVLRVDSPGGSPVASDVVAGQLRRLKEKKPVIVSQGDVAASGGYWLSMCADQIFAQPTTITGSIGVISGWVWDKGIGEKVGMEGDFVEAGKHADLFYSLRPPLFPVAIPHRAVTDEERDKVLTGMKSMYSGFVGAVAKNRGMPVERVEELAQGRVWTGVEAKSNGLIDRIGGLQDAIAYAREQIGLDEGEEVAIREYGPRGFIRWDIPEPSMSLASMLAMPGAADVVLARWLLGADEGEVTPPDGNYMSDYDMIYLRRLVQNVGRAQCMIAPGTIPQDGSQNEE, from the coding sequence ATGTTGAAACATTGCCTGACCGCCGCGCTCGTGACAGTGGGCTGCCTGGGGGCGCATTCCGCCCGGGCCACGTCCTTTGGCGCCATTCCATCCTATTATGAACAGCTCAATTTCAACCTGACCGGGCCCACCGCGTTCACCGAGGCGGTGGGCGGGTACGCGAACCCTTCTGTTTATCCGATGATGCCGGGCGGGGAATTCGAGTTCTACTGGTCGAGCTTCGACGCGGATGCCCTCTCCGAGGCAAGCCGCTGGGGAACCTTCATCGGCTTGGAGAACCTCGGGTTTGGTTTCGTGCACACCAAGGATCAGATGCCGCAGGGCGAGCGCAGCGTGACCGACTACCGTATCGGGTTGGGTGGAGGCACGCGCATGTTCACCGCCGGTATCGGCTATGCGTGGTCGGGCGGGGACACCGATTCCTACGGGCGTGAGAAGTTTTTCCAGCTCGCCCTGGCCGCGCGCATCGGGCGCTTCTTCTCGGTGGGCGGCAACGCCAGCCTGAGCACGGAATCCACCGCGAACCAGTGGTTGCTCGACGCGGCCGTCCGCCCGCTCGGCAACGACCGGCTCACCGTCTTCGGTGACATGGAGCTTGCCTACCGCGACGGAGATCGCACCGACACCCGTCCGTGGAGCGCGGGCGCCATGCTCGAGATCCCGGCCGGGCTCAAGATCGTGGGCCGCTACTTCGACGACGACGCCGAGGGAGACCGCGGCTTCACCATCGGGCTCGCGTACACCTTCGGGGCCGGTTTCGGCCAGGGCGTGACGCGTGGCTCATGGATGCCGCGTTGGGACCAGAACAGCGACCTCGCCCTCACCAACTGGGGCATCCGGCTGGGCTATCCGGAGCGCTCGACGCTGCTGAGCCCGATATTCGAAGAGAGCGGCTACCTCAACATGCGCATCAAGGGCTCGCCGCCGTACACGCGTTACCGCTTCTTCGATTCGCGGCAGACGTTTCACGACGTCCTGACGGCGCTGGACGGCGCGCGTAGCGACGATCGCGTTGCGGGCGTCGCCCTCAACCTGTCGGGCGCGCGGCTCTCGCGGGGGCAGGCGTGGGAGATCCGGCATCGCCTCGAGGAACTGCGCGCGGTCGGAAAGCGCGTGGTGGTGTTCGTCGACGAGTTCGGCATGTCCACCTACTACGTGGCCAGCGTGGCGGACCACATCGTGATGGACCCGGAGGGACTGGCGCTGTTGCCGGGTTATGTGCTGGGCCGCACCTTTGTGGCCAACATGGCGGAGAAACTCGGTATCGGCATCGAGGAGTGGCGTTTCCTCAAGTACAAGAGCGCCATGGAATCGCTGGTGCGCCACGAGATGAGCGAGGCCGACCGCGAGCAGCGCCAGGCGCTGGTGGACCAGTACTACGCCACCATGCGCGAAGGCCTCGCCGCCGGCAGGGGTGTGAGCGAGGAGACGGTGGATCGCTGGATCAACGACGAGGTGTTGTTCACCGGGCAGAGCGCGCTCGCCGAGAACCTGGTGGACGAGCTGGGTCGCTGGGACGAGCTAAAAGAATCAGTGAACAAGACCGAGCGCCGCAAGATGGCGTTTGTCGGACCCGACAAGCTCGCAGACGAGTACTACCCGAGCAAGCAGTGGGGCGGAATTCCCGAGATCGCCGTGGTGTACGCCATCGGGGAGTGCGCCATGGACACCGGCATCCGCGCGCGCGAACTGGAAAAGACGCTGCGCAGGCTGCGCCAGGACGACGGGGTGAAGGCGGTGGTGCTGCGCGTGGACTCGCCGGGCGGCAGCCCGGTGGCGTCGGATGTCGTGGCGGGCCAGCTGCGGCGTTTGAAGGAGAAGAAGCCGGTTATTGTTTCCCAGGGTGACGTGGCGGCGTCGGGCGGCTACTGGCTGTCGATGTGCGCCGACCAGATTTTTGCGCAGCCCACCACCATCACCGGGTCCATCGGCGTGATCTCCGGCTGGGTGTGGGACAAGGGCATCGGCGAGAAAGTGGGCATGGAGGGCGACTTCGTGGAAGCGGGCAAACACGCCGATCTGTTCTATTCGCTGCGCCCGCCGCTGTTCCCGGTGGCGATTCCGCACCGCGCCGTTACCGACGAGGAGCGGGACAAGGTACTGACGGGGATGAAGTCGATGTACAGTGGGTTCGTGGGTGCGGTGGCAAAGAACCGCGGCATGCCCGTCGAGCGGGTGGAGGAACTGGCGCAGGGCCGCGTGTGGACCGGCGTCGAGGCCAAGTCCAACGGGCTCATCGACCGCATCGGTGGCCTGCAAGACGCCATCGCGTACGCGCGCGAGCAGATCGGCCTCGACGAGGGCGAGGAGGTTGCCATTCGCGAGTACGGTCCGCGTGGTTTCATCCGGTGGGATATACCGGAACCGTCGATGTCACTGGCATCGATGCTGGCGATGCCGGGCGCGGCGGATGTCGTGCTCGCGCGCTGGCTGCTCGGCGCCGACGAGGGGGAGGTGACGCCGCCGGACGGGAACTACATGAGCGACTACGATATGATCTACCTGCGCCGGCTGGTGCAGAATGTCGGACGGGCGCAGTGCATGATAGCCCCCGGCACGATCCCGCAGGACGGGAGCCAGAACGAAGAGTGA
- a CDS encoding dihydroorotate dehydrogenase-like protein: MIDLTTHWLGLELKNPLVHSASPLSNSLESMKELEDAGVSAIVMYSLFEEQIQHESHEIDHYLNTGAHSFTEASSYFPEMSSYRVGPDEYLEKIHRARRELDIPIIGSLNGVSRGGWVEYARLMQDAGAHAIELNIYMIATDPAMGGGEVEQMVIDTVKAVRAEVTVPLAVKVGPFFSAMANMARRLEGAGADGLVLFNRFYQPDFDLEALAVTPHLVLSNSNELRLPLRWVAILYGRVELDLGITSGVHTAEDVIKGVMAGANVTMVTSALLRNGVGAARDLLVETAQWMEDHAYESVRQMRGSMSQKNCAEPAAFERANYMRMLHSWRPDPTGKLTG; the protein is encoded by the coding sequence ATGATCGATCTCACCACGCACTGGCTCGGTCTGGAACTCAAGAACCCGCTGGTCCATTCGGCCTCCCCGCTTTCCAATTCGCTCGAATCCATGAAAGAGCTGGAAGACGCGGGGGTGTCGGCCATCGTGATGTACTCGCTGTTCGAGGAGCAGATCCAGCACGAGAGCCACGAGATCGACCACTACCTCAACACCGGTGCGCACAGTTTCACCGAGGCGTCGTCGTACTTTCCGGAGATGTCGTCTTATCGTGTCGGTCCGGACGAATACCTGGAGAAGATCCACCGCGCCCGCCGCGAACTCGACATCCCCATCATCGGCAGCCTCAACGGCGTTTCGCGCGGCGGCTGGGTTGAGTACGCGCGCCTCATGCAGGATGCGGGCGCGCACGCCATCGAATTGAACATCTACATGATTGCCACCGACCCGGCCATGGGCGGCGGCGAGGTTGAGCAGATGGTGATCGATACGGTGAAGGCGGTGCGCGCCGAGGTCACCGTACCCCTCGCGGTCAAGGTGGGGCCGTTCTTCAGCGCCATGGCCAACATGGCGCGCCGGCTGGAAGGGGCGGGCGCCGACGGCCTGGTGCTGTTCAATCGCTTCTATCAGCCCGATTTCGACCTGGAGGCGCTGGCGGTGACACCACACCTGGTGCTTTCCAACTCCAATGAGCTGCGACTTCCGCTTCGCTGGGTGGCCATTCTGTATGGTAGGGTGGAATTGGATCTGGGGATCACGAGCGGCGTACATACCGCCGAAGACGTGATCAAGGGCGTCATGGCCGGCGCCAATGTCACCATGGTGACATCGGCGCTGCTGCGCAACGGCGTGGGCGCCGCCCGCGACCTGCTGGTGGAGACGGCGCAGTGGATGGAAGACCACGCGTACGAATCCGTCCGCCAGATGCGGGGTAGCATGAGCCAGAAGAACTGCGCGGAACCGGCCGCCTTTGAGCGCGCCAACTACATGCGCATGCTTCATTCTTGGCGCCCTGATCCAACGGGAAAGTTGACCGGGTAA
- a CDS encoding MBL fold metallo-hydrolase: protein MKLSFYGAAETVTGSKYLFENGSKKILVDCGLFQGLKKLRLRNWDEPPFDVAEIDAVVLTHAHIDHSGYLPVLMKKGYKGPVYCTSGTRDLCSILLPDSGHLQEEEARFLTKHKYSRHDPALPLYTREDAEQCLKQLHVVDFDTDFDLGHGLTFRYTRAGHILGSAWVTFMQDGYRVVFSGDVGRQHDVLMKPPIGIEHADVLICESTYGNRRHPDTNPGIELRDVIRRTVKRGGTLVIPAFAVGRTQSLLYLISELDKAGEIPDVPIYLNSPMAIDATEIYCDHAGEHRLNDKQCGEMSRVAEFVRSEEGSRALNTNDGPAIIIAGSGMATGGRVVHHLRMLLPDPINTVLLAGFQAPGTRGEALRQRVDSVKIFGEYIPVRAEVVELHAMSAHADYVELIEWLKSVKAAPKRVFITHGEVNAADAFRSHLDQNFGWDAEIPEYREIVLLK from the coding sequence GTGAAACTCTCGTTCTACGGAGCCGCCGAAACCGTCACCGGGTCCAAGTACCTGTTCGAGAACGGAAGCAAGAAGATCCTGGTGGACTGCGGCCTGTTCCAGGGACTCAAGAAGCTGCGCCTGCGCAACTGGGACGAACCACCCTTCGACGTGGCTGAAATCGACGCCGTGGTCCTGACCCACGCCCATATTGATCACAGCGGCTATCTGCCAGTATTGATGAAGAAGGGATATAAGGGCCCGGTGTACTGCACCTCGGGTACTCGCGACCTGTGCAGTATCCTGCTGCCGGACTCGGGACACCTGCAGGAAGAGGAAGCCCGCTTCCTCACCAAGCACAAGTACTCGCGCCACGACCCCGCGCTCCCGCTCTACACACGCGAGGACGCCGAGCAATGCCTGAAGCAGCTGCACGTGGTCGACTTCGACACCGACTTCGATCTCGGTCACGGGCTGACCTTCCGTTACACCCGCGCCGGACACATCCTCGGGTCGGCGTGGGTGACGTTCATGCAGGATGGCTACCGGGTGGTGTTCTCCGGCGACGTCGGCCGCCAACACGACGTGCTGATGAAGCCGCCCATCGGGATCGAACACGCGGACGTGCTCATCTGCGAGTCCACCTATGGCAACCGCCGCCACCCGGACACCAACCCCGGCATCGAGCTGCGCGATGTGATCCGGCGCACGGTTAAGCGCGGCGGCACGCTGGTTATCCCCGCCTTCGCGGTGGGACGCACGCAATCCCTGTTGTATCTGATATCGGAACTGGACAAGGCCGGCGAGATTCCGGACGTGCCCATCTACCTGAACAGCCCGATGGCCATCGACGCCACCGAGATCTACTGCGACCACGCCGGCGAGCACCGGCTAAACGACAAGCAATGTGGCGAGATGTCGCGCGTTGCGGAGTTCGTTCGCAGCGAAGAGGGGTCGCGGGCGCTCAACACCAACGACGGCCCCGCCATCATCATCGCCGGCAGCGGCATGGCCACCGGCGGACGCGTGGTGCACCACCTGCGCATGCTGCTGCCCGATCCCATCAACACGGTGCTGCTGGCCGGTTTCCAGGCCCCGGGCACGCGCGGAGAAGCGCTGCGCCAGCGCGTCGATTCGGTGAAGATCTTCGGGGAGTACATTCCCGTGCGGGCGGAAGTCGTGGAACTACACGCCATGTCCGCGCACGCGGACTACGTGGAATTGATCGAGTGGCTGAAATCGGTGAAGGCCGCGCCCAAACGCGTCTTCATCACGCATGGCGAAGTAAACGCGGCGGACGCGTTTCGTTCCCACCTGGATCAGAACTTCGGCTGGGACGCGGAGATCCCCGAGTACAGGGAAATCGTCCTTCTCAAGTAG